GAACACAAAGAAGCAACAAGTGATGTAAGAAGGAAAGGTATAATTTGATTGGATGACAGCAAACAAAGGGACTGAAAAGTATAAAAGAAGAGGCTATGTGAAAAGCAACAGGGATCACAGAATAGAAGATACCACTGTGCAGGTGAGCAGAATCCCCTTTGCTGGTGTCTTAGTCTGGCCAGCAATGCTGCCGAACAAAGACTACTTACTCTACATGTAATGTATCTtatcattttgttttgctttgtttaatcTGTCAATAAATCAATGTATACTGGATGGTTGGAATAGTATGATGTCTCATTTATTGTCGCTGCCCCAGAAACCTCAAATCTACCTGCACTTCAGGTATAACAGTTGTTTTAGAAACCTTTCCCAAGAGTTATCATCAAAGATTTTCTGTCAAAATGGAAGGATGCTGAGGTTcaactagatgacatcctgaagtcccttccaactataATTACCTATGATTCTTTTAGTCTGTTTTAGAGGGGTCTGCTATAGTCCTCTCCAGATTTAatttcaatatattcattaattcaTTGGATGTTAGAAACATACAAAGCTGGGAGAACAGCATCAGAACTGCAAATTATTTTGATAAATTTCCGTGGTTGTTAGAAATCTATGAGATGGAATTTGTAAAGGCAAGTAAGTGTAAAACTATACCtaggaaggagaaatcaaatgcaGAAATAGAAAAAGAGGAATAGCTGGCTAGGAAGTGGTAAAAAGGAAAAGGACCTAACAGCTAAAGCAGATCACAAATGAAATATGAATTAACAGTATGATGCTTCTGTAAGAAAGGCAAATTTCATCCTGGGAGGGCCTTATATAAGACATAGAAGGTAGTAATTGTTTCTATGTATTGCTGATAAAGGTTCAGCTGAAATACTATGTCATTTTAGTcaccatactttaagaagaaAGTAGCGAAGTTAGGAAGAGTCtaaaggagagcaacaaaaatgacagTAAGTCTAGAGAAAGCTATTTATGAGGAAGGATTCATGGGTCTCGATTTGTTtaatctagaaaagagaagactaagtGAGGACATGATAAACTGTTTTATAGTGTGTAAAAGCATGGCTTAAGGAAGATGGTGGTCAATGGCTCTCCATgtccactgggggtgggggtgggtctTTCATTGCCAATGTGATGGGATAGGTGGGGATAGTCACCAATCTAATAATTCTAGCCTTACTCCTTAGCAAATCATGGAAGCTGataatgacttttaaaaaaatatttattgcttCCTGCTTGACCTGTTCAGGAAAATCTACTAGCATTCATACACAAACACAATCCCATAACCATGTCAATGCACAATTTCAACAAAGTATGGTGTGCTATTTTTATCATACCTTTCTCATCAGATCAGTTTTGGAGTGAAGTGAGCACAGTTAATACATCATTCACTGAGAGTAGGCACTTCATCATTTTTGTTTGTCCATGATTCATATTGGCTCTCTCATCCCCACTAGGTAAATTTCTTCCTCACATGGCTGAGGGAAATGATTCTGAGGTGACAGAGTTCATCCTGCTGGGATTAATGGATCATCCAAAACTGCGGGTAACTTTCTTTGTGATGTTTCTAGTAATCTATGCTGTAAGCATTATGGGAAACCTTGGAATGATCATTTTGTTCAGGGCCAACTCCCAgctgcacacccccatgtactttttcctgagCCACTTGTCTTTTGTGGATATGTGCTGCACTTCTACCATCACCCCCAAAATGCTGGCAACCTTCTACTCTGATGGGAAGAGCATTTCTTTCTCTGGATGTATCGTGCAGATGTTTCTCTGTGCAGAGTTTGTGACTGTGGAGGCCATCATGTTGTCAGTGATGGCCTATGATCGCTACATGGCTGTATGTTATCCCCTGCTTTATAGTACAGTGATGTCCCACATGGTTTGCTTGAGGCTTGTAACTGGTTCCTACATAGCTGCCCTCACCAGTGCCATTGTACAAGTTAGCTGCACCTTTAGTTTATCATTCTGTGGCTCTAACAAGATCCAACATTTCTTTTGTGATATCCACCCTCTCCTCAAGCTCTCCTGCACTGACACCCACATCAATGAGATCATGCTGTTTGTTTTTGCCACTCTCATTGGCTTATCCACTTCCCTGGAAATCTTCATCTCCTATGCTTACATCCTCTACACGATCCTACAGATCCATTCTGCTGAGCACAGAAGCAAAGCCTTCTCCACATGTGCCTCCCATCTAACAGCTGTCACCATATTCTATGGGACTGCTTTGTTTACATACTTGCGCCCATCGACCCTTGATTCCCTTGAACACAACAAGGTGGCTTCAGTGTTCTACACGGTGGTGATCCCCATGCTGAACCCCctgatctacagcctgaggaacaaggaggtgaaGGAGGCCTTTAGGAAAGGCATCAGTAGGAATATTAATTTGGGAAACTGCGTATAAAAAAGTAACCTGGACTTCATTATCTGGTTAAAATATATAAGTGGATAAATGACCTGTAAATCTGTCTGGAAAAGAAGGACGTGCCCTGAGGGGAATTAATCTGGTTTCATAACGGGGAGATTTATGGAGTTTAAATTAGTTATCCTATAAATGAGAGTTTGGAAACCCAGTCAAGTGAAGAGATGTCACAATGCTTCAGTATATGAACTTGTGTAACTTGGACAAAAACCTCTAAAAGCTACCTCAGAGTTTCCATTTGGCCCAAACATTTAAAATGTCTCCTATCATATACATGTTACTTTAAGGTTGTAAATAGGTGTTTCATTTGACACTGGTCCAATTCTCCCagggtttgacccagatcaaaaCAGGAACACCACAGTCATTTACACACATCAGCCTTCCAACTGtattgctgcttctctgccagAGGTAATACAACCTTGTTGACCTGTCCTGGGGAAAAGCTCAATAACCTTACAGATATGCACATAGATGTGTCCGGGGGTGGgcgatgggggtggaggggaggtttAGGATATTTGATTCCATGTGTTTCAGAGGGACATGAAGAAGGAAAGTGAACTTGTATTTCTGTAGGGTCCTGACATAAGGCTTTCTTTTGGGACAAATAC
This genomic window from Alligator mississippiensis isolate rAllMis1 chromosome 2, rAllMis1, whole genome shotgun sequence contains:
- the LOC132248282 gene encoding olfactory receptor 5AR1-like, producing the protein MAEGNDSEVTEFILLGLMDHPKLRVTFFVMFLVIYAVSIMGNLGMIILFRANSQLHTPMYFFLSHLSFVDMCCTSTITPKMLATFYSDGKSISFSGCIVQMFLCAEFVTVEAIMLSVMAYDRYMAVCYPLLYSTVMSHMVCLRLVTGSYIAALTSAIVQVSCTFSLSFCGSNKIQHFFCDIHPLLKLSCTDTHINEIMLFVFATLIGLSTSLEIFISYAYILYTILQIHSAEHRSKAFSTCASHLTAVTIFYGTALFTYLRPSTLDSLEHNKVASVFYTVVIPMLNPLIYSLRNKEVKEAFRKGISRNINLGNCV